The following DNA comes from Salvia splendens isolate huo1 chromosome 17, SspV2, whole genome shotgun sequence.
GTGAAATTTAATCGGGAATTAGGGAAATAATAAATGAGGGATTTGTAAATGCAACACAAAATCTATATCTACCTTCTTTCTACTATCTTCCAAATGCAAAGTGATTGAGTACTCATTTTCCCCCAAATTCAACCCAAACCCTAATTCCTCTCCGCTGTAGGAAAAATGTTCGAATTCCGCCCATTGCCGACCCCTTCCTGCTCGATTCATCCACTACTCTCTCTGATTTTCATTTCCACGCTGCTTTCAGCTATCCAGCTCTCTCTCTCCATCCCCCACAAGCCACATCTCGGTTCGAATCTCGTCCTCATCGGCGACGCCAAGCTCACTAACAACAGCTCCTTCATTCGCCTTACCGACCCCACAATTTCCTCTCCCAGCGCCGGTTTGATCGTCCATAAAAGGCCCATTAGGCTCTCGAGTCCGACCTCGAAATCGAAAAGGCCCGTTTCGTTCTCCACTGATTTCACATTCTCAATCTCGCCTCACAATGGCGATGGATTGGCCTTTCTGATCGCGCCCAGAACCTTCCAGTCCACATTTTCCGGAGAACGTTTCGGTCTTTCGAAGGAAAATCGGTTTCTCGGGGTCGAATTCGACACATCGGTTGATGAAAATGTGGGGGATTTGAACGCGAACCACGTCGGTCTTGACATCGGAAGCCTCGCTTCGGTGAAGACGAGCAATGTCTCGTCGATTGGCTTGGATTTGAAGAGTGGAGTGAAGCTGCATTCTTGGATTGATTACGATTCGAGCTCGAAGAGGATTGAGGTTAGGTTGAGCAAATTTGGAATTGCTAGGCCTTACAGTCCTCTGTTGGTTTATAAGGTTGATTTGGGTGAAATGTGGAGAAGTGAAGAGGTTGTTGTTGGATTGAGTTCGTCTACTGGAAACTCAATGCAGACTAGCAGTGTGTATTCATGGAACTTCAGGACTAGGGAGGTTCCGCAGTGGCTGCATTCACAGCCATTGAATCCGAGGGCATTTTCGAGGGAGAAGCTGGCACAGAAGAGAAAGATTTGTGCTCTTGGTTTTATTTCTGGATTGGTTTTCTTGACAGGATGTGGGGCTTTGCTGGCACTGGTTGTGATGTTCCTGTGGGCATTGTTCGAGAATGGCTCGGAGACTGTGCTGACTATCCCGGGGAAATGCACTGTGCATTCGGGTGATTTCAGGTATGAAAAGATCAATGTTGTTGTTGGAGATGGCACACCTGATGCTAAGAAGTAGAGTTTGATATGTGCTtgctttattttatgttttgtaaTAGTATATAATGTGATGGATTATGTAGTTTCTGGCTGTCTTGAACCATGGAATGGAGCAGTTTGGGTTGTGCATATTTTGGATTGTTACTTGCCTTTATTGCTTGGTTTAAGCTGATGATATCTGTATAATTAGAATGAGAGATTAACTATGAAGTGTTGGCTTGAATTTGTGAGCTAGGTATTTGGTAGTCGTCGTATCTTCGAGACCAAATGATAAGAGAAGCGGGAGGCAGTGATGAGCTTTAGTAATGCATCCCTTAGGAAGATGTCCTGTTCACTAGAAGCATAGAATCTGAGTATATGTTGGTAAACTTTGAATATGGTATAACAGTATAAAACCGTGTTTACAGAAGCCCAGGTCCGAACATAGAGTAAGGTGTGATTTCCAGCGCCTTATAAGTATATGGACACATAGAATCGTGTTCTGCATCTGTTAGCGAATGTGCTTCTGTGAATTCTTGAACACACTAGCGCAGTTTGAATGGCGGCTTGCTTACTCTTAATCAGGAAGTAGACATTACTAATCAATTGTACATATTATGTCCAAAGTTAAATGCAGATTTGGTTAGGGAATTTTTAATGTTAGAACAATTGCAAAAGTGGCTTACTTACTACCACAGCGTCGACCAGCCAGTTTTCGCATCCGTTTTCTCTGACTAAGGTAGTATCTGTGTGAATTGGCTAATGAAAATTGCTGTTTCGACACAATAAGGATACACACAAAGAGTGCTCTATTCGTGCTTCTTGTCTCGTAGTCAAGATTTCGCTCCTCGTTGTTTGGACATGATAACtagtactccatccatcccaagatattagactcatttcttttggcacaagaatttaggAGGTGTTGTTTAGTGGTGTAAGTGAAGTTGGTAATAAATTagatttttaccataaatagaaatagctcaagtatgttgggacatcccaaagtGGTATACGAGTCtaataacttgggacggagggagtataaagttTGTTGTTGAACCTGGAATAACTAATGAGATGTGTCTTCTTCTGTCCTCTTAAGCTGACAAAGTATTTCATGTTTCTGGGAAAATAGGCATCTTAATTTTTATTGATTGTTGAACACTAATTTTAATATGGTTCCATATATGTCACACAACCTTTTAAAACTCAGGTGCCTAATGACtcaatttttaataattgagtAGCAAGGTTCAAATGTGCACAATTGTTTGATAATACTACATGTGTTTTAACAAGAATCATTATAAACTCTCTTTATTAGAAACAACCTTTCCcaataaaagagaaaatgtattgtaaacaaataaaagattCTCAACTCCATGATTGTGATTTGTGAAGATATTTGTGGTTGATGACATGAGGGGAAAATTGGTGGTGCACCGTTGTTTTAAATAATATGATAGGTAGagattatttaataatataccAGATCCTCAAATCTCTAGTGGGACACCAAATCAAACATACTGGCAAAGAAATATTGAAACATGtatgtttttaaaaatcaaCATATAAAATCAAGAGTTTTTATAAAAGGATTCTTGAAATATCCACCACTAAATTCGCACTTtgtttttactattttaattaataaatcttatattttatcataaacttaatatataaatataggatTTAAATTCCATTacctattttcttttaaatttagtaaaattaaatttttaggGAAAATGATGTTACGATTAAGATTTAGGAAGCTTAGCTCGGAATACGAGACAAacgttataatttattttaacttGAATAAAATAATCTAATGAAATGACCAATAAAATTCATCACACCATTGTATTGTATTTTAATAAAGCTTACATCACTTGTACGGGTATACGATACGTTAATATATATTGAATTGCCCCACTATAAATGTTCTATTTCAAAAGAAAgtctttttttatataaaaataatcgaATTTAATAGTCTGTCATGTTATACACTAACCACaactttcttaatttatttatcaaaatcAATAGCCCATTAATagcataatatataaaatgatcCTTGATCTTTGTATGATCTATTTTTATCAAAATACGTGTATATAACATGCAAAAAAATAGACGCAATTTACTGCAAATAAAACTCGAGtaaagataaattaacaaaatttgtatatacaaaatgcctTTAAATTTTAAACCGAATTTTGTTTGAACCGGTTTTTTTATTAactattatttttatactaaattacccttttattatatttgtaaAGTCAAACACTACTAAATTACAGCAATTATATACGGTATGAAGTTATAAACAATCATGGCAATAAAAACGTTCCATTATTTGGgaaattttcataaattgaaGTTCTTGACTCTTTAAATTTTCAGTCTGACTAATATTATATCGTTTAAAAATAGAAgtaaatttcataaattgaaCTTCTTTGACTTTCTAAAATTTCTATCTAACTAATACTATATCcattccacaagaatatgcactatttcctttttagtccgtctcacagtaatatgtattttctaattttggaaagcattttctctctaatgaggtgggagtGACGGATCCAGGAATTCTGATATGAGGGTACGAAAAATAATTACAACGTTGTAAAGTTTCAAAATTCGGCTAATTCTTTATATTCACTTTATTTTGCTTTCACAAATTTTCTGTACTTTTCAAATacaatttcttttttcatcGAAAAACttcatattaaataaaataaataaattattcacTAGAAATATAAATATCGATGCTTTGTTCGGAATATTTTACATAGaggttaattttttaaatttttactaaCGCTACTTAATTTCATAAACatctattaaaaataaagtaattattGGAAACTAAATActacaaataaaattttttttgaaaagagcATGTTAGTTCATATTGAATTAATACAAATTCTAGAAAAAGTTTGGAGAGATGCATGAAGAGAAtatctattaaaaataaagtatTTAAGAAAAATAGGAGTGCAACAAATTGAGTTGAAAAAGAGCATTATGTATTGAATTAATACAAATGGaagttaaataattatttaaaagtaaatacgaataaaaaaaatttcaatttgaaAAGAGCATGAGAGaacatcaattaaaaattaagtatttAAGAAAACTAAATAGAAGTTTAACAAATTGagttgaaaagaaaagaagaattatgcattaattactAATACAAATAGATGTTCAAAGAAGTAGCGCATGTGGCGAGGATTCGAACCTAGGCCTCCATGCAAAAATATTGCATATTTACCACTGAGCTATTAATAGATTTTGAAAATGCAAGACTACATTTTATATTAATCCAGAACATTTTGGGGGTACAGCTGTACTCCCTTGTTCTTATGTAGATACGCGCTACTgtgtgagactcattctccactaacaatattttaattacattttctctctacctctctcttaatttaccaaatttacattaaaacccgtgtcgaacccaaagtgcatattctttggagaGGAGAGAGTATTATCATTTAACAATGGAATGATACcgttaaatttctaaaatttgttTCTAACtattatcattttaatttagCTTTTTtacttatattatattatatcaAATTTTTTTCATGATTTTCACGGGAAAATATAGAGGATGCAAGAAAATCGAATTAACAATCATCAATAAGCTATTCCATGGCAAAgagaaattatatatatacatgtactcatttttttaatttacaattataaaaattatataaaataaaataattatttaaaaattaaataattagatatgaaaattttaattttaatttattttttatccgttatatatcatatctaatttattttcagACTTATATGTGAAGATGTAGAGTATACAAAAAAATCGATTCAATAATCATCAATTATTTGAGTGATAGTATTAAGAAATaaagtatatatacatgtataatttccatcttaaaaattaattaataataaaataattagatgtgCATGACTATtatcaatttaatttagttttcaCCATTATATATTATCATACTTAATTTTGTTTGATGATTTTGGCATGAAGATGTTGAATACACAATGTAATCGACTTAATGATCATCAATCGATTTTATCGAATTGGCGCTGAGAAATAAAGTACTACTATATAACACATGTAGTTCTTCTTATAATTTACAATAgtaagattttttaaaattaaaataattagatgtGAATGATTATtatcaatttaatttgtttttcactgttatatatcatatttaatttcatttcatgATTTATGCACGAATATGTAGAGTATATAATGAAATCAACTTCAAGATAGACAATTAATTGGGTAATATACCAGTATTGTGAAATAGAGTATACATACATGTAGTCATCTTTACCATGAACAATCATcatacttatttttttaaaaataattggaCGTGAATGACTATtatcaatttaatttgttttttatactATATTATGTCATAGAGTATACaatttcatttcatattttttttgtgaaaaagtAGAGTACACAATTAAATCGACTTAATAATTATCAATTAGTTTGATGATAATAGCAATGGGAAATCAAGTACATATACaagtagtcatttttataatttacaatcttaagatttatttaaaaataaaatgattggaCGTGAGTGACTATTgtcaatttaatttgtttttttcacTATCATGGAGTATATCACATCTAAGTTCATTTCATGGTTTTTGCGTGAGGAATATGTAGAGTATAAAATGAAATCGAATTAGTGATCACTAATTAGTTGAGTGATACTAACACtgacaaattaaatatatatacttgtagtcatttttataatttataatcttAAAAtttacttaaaaataaaataattggacgCGAATGACtattatcaattttaatttatttttcactattatatttcatatttaatttttgtttcatgaTTTTTACGTGACGATGTAGTGTATACAATGAAATTGACTTAATGATCATCAAATATTATGTGATACTAATAATGAGAAATTAAGTATACATGTATTCACTTTTATAATTTACCatcttaaaatttatttaaaaataaaataattagacaTGAATAACTATTAAGATTTTAACTtgtttttaactatttatatacTCTCTATTTAgtgttttttcataattttttagtGAAGATATAGATTATACAAGTAGATCGATTTAATTTTTTAGTGGAGATATTGTAACGCCCGACTTTTCCCTATTCCTTTAAGTTGTTTTTGGATTACTGTCGAAATTTTTTTAGCCAACTATCGTTCCGTTTTATTTTGAGAGcctatgaaatttatttttttaagaagccgaaatattaaataaagattctaTAGAGATttttctcctccgtgatctgcaattaaatattaaacaaattcaatttaattaaaaaaaaaagtaagaattCGAAATTTCTCTCCTTCCCCACGTTGGACAAACAGTTCCCCtctctccccaaatctctctcaCATCCAAACCACTCATCCCTCTATTTTAAATCTCCAATTCAATTTATCTTCCCTATTCTACACGCTCTCCGCAAGCAAGAAGAACCAAGACCCATTCTGCTCAATTTCAATTCGAGGTAAACAATTCTCCCATCGATTTGTACCTAAATTACTCCTATTTCAGAATCTAACATCAGATTGCTATAAACAGAAATCGAAACTCTCGTGTTCAAAGGACCTCCCTTTTGTGAACTCCACAACCAAGTCCTACTCACGAAGGTATAATTTCTAAAGCCTGaaatttttttaccatttttttttcacaacATATCATCCTACACCACCAATCAAACTCCCCTCTAACCTTACAAGCTTTAAAACGCAAGAAAAGTTAATGTTGATTGAACACACAATTGTTAGAACTTATCGTCGGGGTGGTTTCggggctgcacgaccaccgaCGGAGCAGCGGCTCCCGGCGGCGGCAGCAGCCTGACCCGGCGGACCGCAGCGGCTGGCGAAGCTATAGCAGCGCCGTTAACTCCGTCGAGCAGTAGCCGGCGGCTTTGTGCAGCGGCGTCGGAGCTACTGATGCGGCGAAGGCTGGACAACGGCAGCGACGAATCAGCGACGGCGACGGTGGGTACGCGACAGCAGCGGCGGCTGGCGGCGTGGAGTGAATCGGAGATTCAACGGTTTCTGTTTTGGGGCATTCTCTTTAATTGGGAGTTTTCGTTTTCATGTGAGAAAAATCGAAAGCGAGGGAGGTGAAATTGGAACTTCGTTTCGTCAGTAGCTGCAAGTTGGAGAAGAAtacagtagagagagagagggagggaagCCGACGT
Coding sequences within:
- the LOC121775435 gene encoding L-type lectin-domain containing receptor kinase VIII.2-like; translated protein: MFEFRPLPTPSCSIHPLLSLIFISTLLSAIQLSLSIPHKPHLGSNLVLIGDAKLTNNSSFIRLTDPTISSPSAGLIVHKRPIRLSSPTSKSKRPVSFSTDFTFSISPHNGDGLAFLIAPRTFQSTFSGERFGLSKENRFLGVEFDTSVDENVGDLNANHVGLDIGSLASVKTSNVSSIGLDLKSGVKLHSWIDYDSSSKRIEVRLSKFGIARPYSPLLVYKVDLGEMWRSEEVVVGLSSSTGNSMQTSSVYSWNFRTREVPQWLHSQPLNPRAFSREKLAQKRKICALGFISGLVFLTGCGALLALVVMFLWALFENGSETVLTIPGKCTVHSGDFRYEKINVVVGDGTPDAKK